The Thermomicrobiales bacterium region ACATGTCGAGGACGTGCGCGACGAGCCAGAGCAACCCGATGACGGCGGCGACGCTGAGCGCGCCAACCGCGAGTGGCACCGCCGCGCCAACGATCGAGCCAAAGACGATGACGAGTGCGATCAACGCGAACGGGATGGCGATCATCTCGGCGCGCCGCAGATCCTGCTCCGAGATGCGCTCGACGTCCTCATAGAACGCCGGCGCGCCGGCCAGCGTCACGTTGACATCCGGCACGTCAACGATGGCACCGCGAATCTCCGGCATCAGGCGCTGGGATTGCTCGGGCGACAGCGAGAGCTGCACAAGCGAGTAGGCAGTGTGACCGTCGCGCGATATCTGGGCCGGGTTCGCCTGGAACGGCGTGACGCCAGTGACCTCCGGCAGCTCGATGATCCCCGCCAGCGCCTGCTCAGCAGCCGAGACGAATGCAGGATCAGTCGCGATGTACTGATCGGATTGGTAGATCACAACAAGCGTCGACGGCGCGAAGCTGGGGATCTCCGACTCCAGCAGGGCCCGCGCCCGGGCAGCCTCGATTGTCGGATTGGTGAATCCGCCAACCTTCAGCTCGTCCGTGAGACGGGGAAGAATCGGGATCGCGGCCAGGAATGCGAGGACCCAGAGCAGAATGACCAGCCGACGATGGTAGTACGCCCAGCGACCCGTTCGGTAGAACATCACCTCAACCTGTTGAGCCAGCGACAGCGCCATTGCTGCCACTGAGCATTGTGGCTGTTCGTGGCGCATCTGGCCACTCAGGTAAACAGATCTACGGTACGTCGACGCACGCACAACCGGCCAGATTCGGTTATTCTGCGCAGCGCACCAGAGGAATTCATCGCAGAAAGAGGCACCCATGAGCGAGTCAGCCCCAGCCCAGGACCACAAGGACCGCGTGCGCGCCCAGTTTGGCCGCACGGCGCAGGACTACGTCACGTCCGTTCGTCACCGCACCGGGCGCGACCTTGAGCGGCTGGTTGAGCTTGCCGAACCCAAAGCGACTGACGACGCGCTGGACGTCGCCACCGGCGGCGGCCACACGGCGCTGGCGATCGCCCCACACGTCCGCAGCATGGTCTCCAGTGATCTGACGCCGGAGATGCTGGCGGCAGCCGAGGCGTTCATCACCGGCGAGAACGGCCTTACCAACGTAACGTTCAAGATCGCCGAGGCCGAGCACCTGCCGTTTGACGATGCCAGCTTCGACATCGTGAGCTGCCGGATCGCACCGCACCACTTCGACGACGTACAGGCGTTCTGCAACGAGGTCGCGCGAGTCCTGCGCCCGGGTGGACGTTTCGTGCTGATGGACTCGACGGTGCCGGACGACGAAGAACTGGCTGCCTTCATCAACGAGGTCGAGTGGCGACGCGACACGACGCACGTCCGCGCCTACAGCGTGAGCGAGTGGACGAGCTTCGTCGAATCAACGGGCCTCGTCGTCGATGCGGTTGAGCCGGTCCACCGGCGCTATGAGTACGACTCCTGGACAGCGCGCTCGCGGATGACCGACGAGGACAAGCAGGCGCTCGACAATCTCATCCTGACCGCACCAGACAGGGTTCACGAAGCGTTTGCCTTCACAATCGAAGACGGGGCCATCGACTCGTTCGATGACAACAAGATCCTGTTGCGCGCCCGCAAGCCGTCTACCTGACCGACGATCAGCGCAATCCGAGCCCCTCGACGAGGTTGAACTCGGCAGCCTCCGCCGCCGCGATCCGTTCGGCTAGCGGTGGGTGGGAGTGCAGCAGGAACGTGATCGCAGGTGAGGGGCTCGGGTCGGCGAGGTTCTGCTCGCTGAGCTTGCGCATCGCCCCGGCGTAGGCACGTGGGTTGCCGGTCAGGCGAATCGCGAAGCGATCTGCGCGGCGCTCCATCCGGCGACTCTGCGCCAACTGCCACGGCGACAGCAGCACGCCGACGACCGAGGCGACAACGCCGATCACCGGAAGCGAGCGCGGATTGGCCAGATCCGACGTGCCGGTCAGGCTCGGTATCGCCCGCACCAGCCGACCGGCGACCAGGTGCACCGATGCTGCCGTCGCGAGTGTCGTCATTGCAGCCATCCCGATCAGACGCCAGATATCGCGATGGATCTGATGGGCGGCCTCGTGTGCGACAACGCCTTCAATCTCCTCGGGAGTGAATGTTTCGAGCATCGTGTCGGCCAGCACGATGCGTCGCGTCGGACCGAGTCCGGCGAAGAACGCGTTGGCCTTCGAGGTCCGGCGGCTCATGTCCATCTGCGTGACATCGGCGACCGGCACACCGGCTCGATCGGTCAGGTCACGCAGGCGCTCAGCCAGCTCCGCGTCGGCCAGTGGCTCGTAGCGATTGAACCGCGGCGCGATCAGCACCGGGAAGAGTTGCGACAGGCCGGCAGTCAATGGAATCGTCGCACCCGACACGACCAGCCACCAGGATTGCGGCCAACGCCGCATCGCTGCGTACAGTCCTTCGAGCAGACCGACCTCCAGCGGCATCGAGAGTGCCGTCATTTTGGCCTGATCGGAAAGCCAGCTGGCCGCTGACTGGTTGCTCAGCTCGTAGCGCTTCTCAACAACATAGCTGCTGTAATAGCGCAGCGGCAGCGAGATGAGCGTCGAGAGTCCGCCAATGACGGCGATGTATCGACCGCGTTGCACAAGCGACGCGCCGGATGTCGGCAGGAGGCGATCGTTCAGCCGCCGCGCCACGCCGCTGAACACAAGCGCCGATCCGCCGAGCAGCGAAATGGCCGTGCTGAGCAGGCTCAGGCGATCCTTCGTCCGGCTGTACTTGCGTGCCCGATCCGCGTTGCTCATATCAGTTCGCTCTCACTCACCCGACCGTTGCCATCAGTCGACCACGATCGTAGCATCCACACGAAGGCGAAGGAGAGGATGAGGCATGCAGCACCAGAACACGAGACCGCGTGCGCGGGAAGTCGGCCTGCGCATCGGGCACCTGCCAACCGGCCCGCACAACGCAATTACCGATGTCAGCGGAGTGCTTGTCGGTCATACGACGCTGATCGAAGGCGACGGCCCGCTCCGGCCCGGCCACGGACCCATCCGTACTGGCGTGACCGCCATCCTCCCGCACGGCGGCAACCTGTATCGCGATAAGGTCCCTGCCGCAATCCACATCATCAACGGCTTCGGCAAATGCATGGGGCAGGAGCAGGTCGATGAGCTGGGCACGATCGAGAGCCCTATCGCCCTGACCGGCACGATGAACGTCGGTCTCGTCACCGACGCGATTTGCGCCTGGAGCATCGGGCAGAATCCGGATGTCGGTATCGACGCAGCGACCGTCAATCCTGTCGTCGGCGAGTGCTCCGATGCCTGGTTGAACGACATGCAGGGCCGGCACGTGCGCGAGGAACACGTCTTTGCGGCGATCGAATCGGCCTCCTCCGGCCCGGTGGATGAGGGCGCGGTCGGTGCTGGTGTGGGCATGACGGCATTCGGCTACAAGGGCGGCATCGGCACTTCGTCGCGCGTACTACCC contains the following coding sequences:
- a CDS encoding methyltransferase domain-containing protein; translation: MSESAPAQDHKDRVRAQFGRTAQDYVTSVRHRTGRDLERLVELAEPKATDDALDVATGGGHTALAIAPHVRSMVSSDLTPEMLAAAEAFITGENGLTNVTFKIAEAEHLPFDDASFDIVSCRIAPHHFDDVQAFCNEVARVLRPGGRFVLMDSTVPDDEELAAFINEVEWRRDTTHVRAYSVSEWTSFVESTGLVVDAVEPVHRRYEYDSWTARSRMTDEDKQALDNLILTAPDRVHEAFAFTIEDGAIDSFDDNKILLRARKPST
- a CDS encoding M48 family metallopeptidase: MSNADRARKYSRTKDRLSLLSTAISLLGGSALVFSGVARRLNDRLLPTSGASLVQRGRYIAVIGGLSTLISLPLRYYSSYVVEKRYELSNQSAASWLSDQAKMTALSMPLEVGLLEGLYAAMRRWPQSWWLVVSGATIPLTAGLSQLFPVLIAPRFNRYEPLADAELAERLRDLTDRAGVPVADVTQMDMSRRTSKANAFFAGLGPTRRIVLADTMLETFTPEEIEGVVAHEAAHQIHRDIWRLIGMAAMTTLATAASVHLVAGRLVRAIPSLTGTSDLANPRSLPVIGVVASVVGVLLSPWQLAQSRRMERRADRFAIRLTGNPRAYAGAMRKLSEQNLADPSPSPAITFLLHSHPPLAERIAAAEAAEFNLVEGLGLR
- a CDS encoding P1 family peptidase, with the protein product MQHQNTRPRAREVGLRIGHLPTGPHNAITDVSGVLVGHTTLIEGDGPLRPGHGPIRTGVTAILPHGGNLYRDKVPAAIHIINGFGKCMGQEQVDELGTIESPIALTGTMNVGLVTDAICAWSIGQNPDVGIDAATVNPVVGECSDAWLNDMQGRHVREEHVFAAIESASSGPVDEGAVGAGVGMTAFGYKGGIGTSSRVLPADLGGWTVGVLVLANYGRRDQLRIDGVPIGQQLTATEEPPERGSIMMIVATDAPLLDRGLRRLARRAGIGLARTGSIAGNGSGDYVIAFSASPSVRIPYEPESPTRAMEIMIDTGEPIDTLFQATVEATEEAIVNALFRAETVVGRDGNTRHALPLDRVVPLLRAAGRLADGE
- a CDS encoding MMPL family transporter, with protein sequence MRHEQPQCSVAAMALSLAQQVEVMFYRTGRWAYYHRRLVILLWVLAFLAAIPILPRLTDELKVGGFTNPTIEAARARALLESEIPSFAPSTLVVIYQSDQYIATDPAFVSAAEQALAGIIELPEVTGVTPFQANPAQISRDGHTAYSLVQLSLSPEQSQRLMPEIRGAIVDVPDVNVTLAGAPAFYEDVERISEQDLRRAEMIAIPFALIALVIVFGSIVGAAVPLAVGALSVAAVIGLLWLVAHVLDM